One region of Bosea sp. 29B genomic DNA includes:
- a CDS encoding SDR family oxidoreductase, with translation MATQQLGTALITGASTGIGAVYADRLARRGYDLVLVARDEARLAALAERLRSETGRKVEWLKADLTAKADLAAIEQRLRNDQGLTLLVNNAGMSVAGSLLDGEIDHFQSMIELNVVAPTRLAAAAARNFAARKQGTIVNIASVLALAPEIYNGSYSGTKAYLLNLSISLQQELASSGVHVQAVLPGATRTEIWQRAGVDVDGFPPEMVMEVDAMVDAALAGFDQGELITIPSLPDAADFERYTAARLALGPNLSRNRPAERYLAKRTDAA, from the coding sequence ATGGCAACGCAGCAGCTCGGCACCGCCCTCATCACCGGCGCCTCGACCGGAATCGGCGCCGTCTACGCCGACAGACTGGCCCGTCGTGGCTATGATCTCGTCCTCGTCGCTCGTGACGAGGCGCGTCTCGCCGCACTGGCCGAACGTCTTCGTAGCGAGACCGGCCGCAAGGTCGAATGGCTCAAGGCCGATCTGACGGCGAAGGCCGACCTCGCCGCGATCGAGCAGCGCCTGCGCAACGACCAGGGCCTGACCCTGCTGGTCAACAATGCCGGTATGTCGGTCGCCGGCTCGCTGCTCGATGGCGAGATCGACCACTTCCAGAGCATGATCGAACTCAATGTCGTCGCCCCGACCCGCCTCGCCGCGGCGGCTGCCCGCAATTTCGCCGCACGCAAGCAGGGCACGATCGTCAACATCGCCTCGGTACTGGCCCTGGCGCCGGAGATCTACAATGGCAGCTATAGCGGCACGAAGGCCTACCTCCTGAACCTCAGCATCTCGCTGCAGCAGGAGCTTGCCTCGTCCGGCGTCCATGTCCAGGCAGTGCTGCCCGGTGCCACCCGCACCGAAATCTGGCAGCGCGCCGGTGTCGATGTCGACGGTTTTCCGCCGGAAATGGTGATGGAGGTCGATGCCATGGTCGATGCGGCACTGGCCGGCTTCGACCAGGGCGAACTCATCACCATTCCCTCGCTGCCGGATGCGGCCGATTTCGAGCGTTATACGGCGGCGCGGCTGGCGCTCGGCCCCAATCTCTCGCGCAACCGGCCGGCCGAGCGCTATCTGGCGAAGCGCACCGACGCCGCCTGA
- a CDS encoding M48 family metallopeptidase, translated as MNFDISQVKHPKEKLYGSIMLVVGIAIWAVVLGAIAVALLSGSIWHGLVLLFYFGIFWLVSYWARAITRAYMIGHFVMVGPDQFPHIHRMVEDGARALGLREIPQTFVYNSSGVLNAMALRLVGRQRYIWLTSALIDADNDEQVRFVIGHELGHHVAGHLDEPWSYLRFPGHIVPFLGAAYSRGRELTCDRIGAFVARDLQAARTGLQMLACGSARLNAQMNPDAFQNQEQIVPGIAGFFLKIVSHYPRHTRRVEAVTQWYKTQPAANQAIRPSFAPRPA; from the coding sequence ATGAATTTCGATATTTCCCAAGTCAAACATCCCAAGGAAAAGCTCTACGGCAGCATCATGCTCGTCGTCGGCATCGCCATCTGGGCGGTAGTGCTCGGCGCCATTGCCGTTGCTCTGTTGAGCGGCTCGATCTGGCACGGTCTCGTGCTGCTCTTCTATTTCGGCATCTTCTGGCTGGTCTCCTATTGGGCGCGCGCGATCACCCGCGCCTATATGATCGGCCATTTCGTCATGGTCGGGCCCGATCAATTCCCGCACATCCACCGCATGGTCGAGGACGGCGCCCGCGCGCTCGGCCTGCGCGAGATCCCGCAGACCTTCGTCTACAACTCGAGCGGCGTGCTGAACGCGATGGCGCTGCGCCTCGTCGGCCGCCAGCGCTATATCTGGCTGACGTCTGCCCTGATCGACGCCGACAATGACGAGCAGGTCCGCTTCGTCATCGGCCATGAACTCGGCCATCATGTCGCCGGCCATCTCGACGAGCCCTGGAGCTATCTGCGCTTTCCCGGCCACATCGTCCCGTTCCTCGGCGCCGCCTATTCCCGCGGCCGCGAGCTGACCTGCGACCGCATCGGCGCCTTCGTCGCCCGCGATCTCCAGGCTGCCCGCACCGGCCTGCAGATGCTTGCCTGCGGCAGCGCCAGGCTGAACGCCCAGATGAACCCCGACGCCTTCCAGAACCAGGAGCAGATAGTGCCCGGCATCGCCGGCTTCTTCCTGAAGATCGTCTCGCACTATCCGCGCCACACCCGCCGCGTCGAGGCGGTGACGCAGTGGTACAAGACGCAGCCGGCGGCAAACCAGGCGATCCGTCCGAGCTTCGCACCGCGGCCGGCATAA
- a CDS encoding RidA family protein produces MNAVDTKLAALGITLPAPAAPVANYVPYVITGNLLIISGQICFGLDGKLSDAHKGKLGGEIFNEAGLEAAKLCAINVLAQAKAALGGDLGRIKRCVRLGGFINAAPHFAALPAIMNGASDFMVEVLGDAGRHARSTVGVANLPADAAVEVEAMFEIA; encoded by the coding sequence ATGAACGCCGTCGACACCAAGCTCGCCGCCCTCGGCATCACCCTGCCCGCCCCGGCCGCGCCGGTCGCGAACTACGTTCCCTATGTCATCACCGGCAACCTCTTGATCATCTCCGGCCAGATCTGCTTTGGCCTCGATGGCAAGCTCTCCGATGCGCACAAGGGCAAGCTCGGCGGCGAGATCTTCAACGAGGCCGGGCTCGAAGCGGCCAAGCTCTGCGCCATCAACGTGCTCGCCCAGGCCAAGGCGGCGCTCGGCGGCGATCTCGGCCGGATCAAGCGCTGCGTCCGTCTTGGCGGCTTCATCAACGCCGCCCCGCATTTCGCCGCTTTGCCGGCGATCATGAACGGTGCCTCCGATTTCATGGTCGAAGTGCTCGGCGATGCCGGCCGCCATGCCCGCTCGACTGTCGGCGTCGCCAACCTGCCGGCCGATGCCGCCGTCGAGGTCGAAGCTATGTTCGAGATCGCCTGA
- a CDS encoding GNAT family N-acetyltransferase: protein MREGLRVRVATSLKSVPAADWDACANPGAGRPLESACEQADSISQADPDNPFVSHAFLRALEESGCVGGRTGWSPAYLLVEDADDRLIAAAPSFVKGHSQGEYVFDHSWAEAYMRAGGRYYPKIQVATPFTPATGPRLLVADGPHANDAREALIAGLEALREQVRGSSVHVTFAQEPDMAALLDAGFLERHDIQFHWQNQGFASYDDFLATLASRKRKALKRERREALSAGIEVAVLSGADLTESVWDDFHSFYEDTGSRKWGRPYLNRRFFSEIGQRMGERIVLVLARRAGRNIAGAINFRGGNTLYGRNWGCIEDHPFLHFELCYHQAIDYAIGHRLARVEAGAQGEHKLARGYRPVITRSAHLLADPGLARAVAAYLPGERREISSAVAALAEESPFRKGDHL from the coding sequence CTGCGCGAGGGCCTCAGAGTCCGCGTCGCGACCTCGCTGAAAAGCGTCCCGGCCGCGGACTGGGACGCCTGCGCCAATCCCGGCGCTGGCCGACCGCTTGAATCAGCCTGCGAGCAAGCGGATTCAATCTCTCAGGCAGACCCGGACAACCCCTTCGTTTCGCACGCTTTTCTGCGCGCTCTGGAAGAGAGCGGCTGTGTCGGCGGCCGCACCGGCTGGTCGCCGGCCTATCTCCTGGTCGAGGATGCGGACGACCGCCTGATCGCCGCCGCGCCCTCCTTCGTGAAGGGCCATAGCCAGGGCGAATACGTCTTCGACCATAGCTGGGCCGAAGCCTATATGCGCGCCGGCGGCCGCTATTACCCGAAGATCCAGGTCGCCACCCCGTTCACGCCCGCGACTGGCCCGCGCCTGCTCGTCGCCGACGGGCCGCACGCCAACGATGCGCGCGAGGCGTTGATCGCCGGGCTGGAGGCCTTGCGCGAGCAGGTCCGCGGTTCGTCCGTGCACGTCACCTTCGCGCAGGAGCCGGACATGGCGGCGCTGCTGGACGCCGGTTTCCTCGAACGCCACGACATCCAGTTCCATTGGCAGAACCAGGGCTTCGCCAGCTATGACGACTTCCTCGCCACGCTGGCCTCGCGCAAGCGCAAGGCGCTGAAGCGCGAGCGGCGCGAGGCGCTCTCGGCCGGCATCGAGGTCGCCGTTCTCTCCGGCGCCGATCTCACCGAAAGCGTCTGGGACGACTTCCACTCATTCTACGAGGACACCGGCTCGCGCAAATGGGGCCGGCCCTATCTCAACCGCCGCTTCTTCTCGGAGATCGGGCAGCGCATGGGCGAGCGGATCGTGCTGGTTCTCGCACGCCGCGCCGGCCGCAACATCGCCGGCGCCATCAACTTCCGCGGCGGCAACACGCTCTATGGCCGCAACTGGGGCTGCATCGAGGACCACCCCTTCCTGCATTTCGAGCTCTGCTATCATCAGGCCATCGATTATGCGATCGGGCACAGGCTTGCCCGCGTCGAGGCCGGCGCCCAGGGCGAGCACAAGCTCGCCCGCGGCTATCGCCCGGTGATCACCCGCTCGGCTCATCTCCTCGCCGATCCCGGCCTTGCCCGCGCCGTTGCCGCCTATCTGCCCGGCGAACGGCGTGAGATCAGCTCTGCAGTGGCTGCGCTTGCGGAGGAGAGCCCCTTCCGCAAGGGTGACCACCTCTGA
- a CDS encoding cell envelope integrity EipB family protein — protein sequence MKTYRGGIAGLAVMAATGVWAQAPASAERVVLVPHRAVYDLVLDDGKPSRDITTARGRIAFDFSGDACDGYALSFRQVTELTSEGGPRVIDARTTSFEEGDAKSYRFKTESSAAGAPADIVDGTAKKGEAGYEVQLRAPKAETHREPSAAMFPNEQMKAVIQAAREGKNTLNVRLYDGANSGKDVYDTLSVIGRKITTPAAETPLRKPEFEKLARWPVTVSYFKVGSGESTPAYTVSFELYENGVTGAIRLDYGSFALRGTLTRLDLLPASECSK from the coding sequence ATGAAGACGTATCGCGGCGGGATCGCAGGCTTGGCGGTGATGGCGGCGACGGGAGTCTGGGCGCAAGCTCCAGCTTCGGCCGAGCGCGTCGTGCTGGTGCCGCACCGGGCGGTCTATGATCTCGTGCTCGACGACGGCAAGCCTTCGCGCGACATCACCACGGCGCGCGGCCGCATCGCCTTCGACTTCTCCGGCGATGCCTGCGACGGCTATGCGCTCTCCTTCCGGCAGGTCACCGAGCTGACCAGCGAAGGCGGCCCGCGCGTGATCGATGCGCGCACGACGAGCTTCGAAGAGGGCGACGCCAAGAGCTATCGCTTCAAGACCGAAAGCTCGGCCGCAGGCGCGCCGGCCGACATCGTCGACGGCACGGCCAAGAAAGGCGAGGCCGGCTACGAGGTGCAACTGCGTGCCCCCAAGGCCGAGACGCATCGCGAGCCGAGCGCAGCGATGTTCCCGAACGAGCAGATGAAGGCCGTGATCCAGGCGGCGCGCGAGGGCAAGAACACCCTCAATGTCCGCCTCTATGACGGCGCCAATTCCGGCAAGGACGTCTACGACACGCTCTCGGTGATCGGCCGCAAGATCACGACGCCGGCCGCCGAGACGCCGCTGCGCAAGCCGGAATTCGAGAAGCTCGCGCGCTGGCCGGTGACGGTTTCCTATTTCAAGGTCGGTTCCGGCGAGAGCACACCGGCTTACACCGTGTCCTTCGAGCTCTATGAGAACGGCGTCACAGGCGCGATCAGGCTCGATTACGGCTCGTTTGCGCTGCGTGGCACGCTCACGCGTCTGGATCTGCTTCCGGCGAGCGAGTGCTCGAAGTAG
- a CDS encoding DUF3572 domain-containing protein, with protein MAMPHPITSEEAQTLALKALAFLASEPERLEPFLATTGLGPATLRSAAQEPGFLLGVLDHLCASDSLLLEFAGNLHLKPEMVAQAREILAGPPEAYEP; from the coding sequence ATGGCCATGCCGCACCCGATCACCAGCGAGGAAGCGCAGACCCTGGCGCTCAAGGCCCTCGCTTTCCTGGCCTCCGAGCCGGAGCGCCTGGAACCGTTCCTGGCCACCACCGGCCTCGGCCCTGCAACCCTGCGCAGCGCCGCGCAGGAACCAGGCTTCCTCCTCGGCGTGCTCGACCATCTCTGCGCCAGCGATTCGCTGCTGCTCGAGTTTGCCGGAAATCTGCACCTGAAGCCCGAAATGGTGGCGCAGGCACGAGAAATCCTCGCCGGCCCGCCCGAAGCCTACGAGCCGTGA
- a CDS encoding HIT family protein, with translation MTAYDPNNIFAKILRGELPAHRVYEDDQALAFLDIMPRAPGHTLVIPKNPARNILDIDAGDLAYVAGIAQRIARAQMQAFGADGITVQQFNESAGGQVVFHLHVHVIPRHDGTAMKPPASEMAKPEDLVAAAEKIRAALKNI, from the coding sequence ATGACCGCCTATGATCCCAACAACATCTTCGCCAAGATCCTGCGCGGCGAACTGCCGGCCCATCGCGTCTACGAGGACGACCAGGCGCTTGCCTTCCTCGACATCATGCCGCGCGCACCTGGCCACACACTGGTCATTCCGAAGAATCCGGCCCGCAACATCCTCGACATCGACGCCGGCGATCTCGCTTATGTCGCGGGAATCGCCCAGCGCATCGCCCGGGCACAGATGCAGGCTTTCGGCGCCGACGGCATCACCGTGCAGCAGTTCAACGAGAGCGCCGGCGGCCAGGTGGTCTTCCATCTCCACGTCCACGTCATCCCGCGTCATGACGGCACCGCGATGAAGCCGCCGGCCAGCGAGATGGCCAAGCCTGAGGATCTGGTAGCAGCCGCCGAAAAAATTCGGGCTGCGCTCAAAAATATTTGA
- a CDS encoding glycerophosphodiester phosphodiesterase family protein: MAAEAWLTARPIAHRGLHDAAGGIIENSLSAAAGAIAGNFAIECDVQLSADEDAVVFHDYVLDRLTAETGRVDARKAAELAQIGLKGASDRIPTLTGFLDAIGGRTPLVIEIKSRFDGDLRLAKRTAQVLEAHKGQPIVLKSFDPVIVAALRELAPGFARGIVAMNEYNYGDYDRLSAGEKHALANLLHFEQSRPDFISWKVADLPSAAPFLCRKALGLPLMSWTVRTPEDRARAAAHADQMVFEGFLP; this comes from the coding sequence ATGGCGGCCGAAGCCTGGCTTACCGCCCGCCCGATCGCGCATCGTGGCCTGCACGATGCCGCCGGCGGCATCATCGAGAATTCGCTCTCGGCAGCCGCGGGCGCGATCGCCGGTAATTTCGCCATCGAATGCGACGTCCAGCTCAGCGCCGACGAGGACGCCGTCGTCTTCCACGACTACGTCCTCGATCGCCTCACAGCTGAAACCGGCCGCGTCGACGCCCGCAAGGCGGCCGAGCTGGCGCAGATCGGGCTGAAGGGCGCCAGCGACCGCATCCCGACATTGACCGGCTTCCTCGACGCCATCGGCGGCCGGACGCCGCTGGTGATCGAGATCAAGAGCCGCTTCGACGGCGACCTGCGGCTGGCGAAGCGTACCGCGCAGGTCCTTGAAGCCCATAAGGGCCAGCCAATCGTGCTGAAATCCTTCGATCCGGTGATCGTGGCTGCCCTGCGCGAGCTCGCGCCCGGCTTCGCCCGCGGTATCGTCGCCATGAATGAATACAACTATGGCGACTACGACCGCCTGTCGGCCGGTGAGAAGCATGCCCTCGCCAATCTTCTGCATTTCGAGCAGAGCCGACCCGACTTCATCTCCTGGAAGGTCGCGGACCTGCCGAGCGCCGCGCCCTTCCTCTGCCGAAAGGCGCTGGGCCTGCCGCTGATGAGCTGGACGGTGCGCACGCCGGAGGACCGCGCCCGCGCTGCCGCGCATGCCGACCAGATGGTCTTCGAGGGCTTCCTGCCTTGA
- a CDS encoding sigma-70 family RNA polymerase sigma factor: MTAPDDLFETHRRFLTRLAYRMLGSVSDAEDIVQEAWLRWRDVAQGEVEAPRAYLARTVTRLCLDQMKSARSKREFYVGAWLPEPLVEEIGAAESNVDTQLDAPIALMLALERLSPLERAAFLLHDVFELDFAEIARTIDRSESACRQLAKRAREHVRIDMPPRNKIDPAEAKRFVEAFFKAAHKADTSDLQTLLAQDVAFHSDGGGKVLAVMNVLHGIDRVARFFAGIARKVMSLGQSTTVYKPVLINGLPGYLSLERGETLQATALDIRDGRVHAIYVVRNPDKLRHITLAVD, from the coding sequence ATGACCGCCCCGGACGATCTCTTCGAGACGCATCGCCGTTTCCTGACCCGCCTCGCCTATCGCATGCTCGGCTCGGTCAGCGATGCCGAGGACATCGTCCAGGAGGCCTGGCTGCGCTGGCGTGACGTTGCCCAAGGCGAGGTCGAGGCGCCGCGCGCCTATCTCGCCCGCACCGTCACGCGCCTCTGCCTCGACCAGATGAAGTCGGCCCGCAGCAAGCGCGAATTCTATGTCGGCGCCTGGTTGCCCGAGCCTTTGGTCGAGGAGATCGGCGCCGCTGAATCCAATGTCGACACCCAGCTCGACGCCCCGATCGCGCTGATGCTCGCACTGGAACGGCTCTCGCCGCTGGAGCGCGCCGCCTTCCTGCTGCACGACGTCTTCGAGTTGGATTTCGCCGAGATCGCCCGCACCATCGACCGCAGCGAGAGCGCCTGCCGCCAGCTCGCCAAGCGCGCTCGCGAGCATGTCCGCATCGACATGCCGCCGCGCAACAAGATCGACCCGGCCGAGGCGAAGCGCTTCGTCGAGGCCTTCTTCAAGGCTGCCCATAAGGCCGACACCAGCGACCTGCAGACCCTGCTCGCCCAGGATGTCGCCTTCCACAGCGATGGCGGCGGCAAGGTGCTGGCGGTCATGAACGTGCTCCACGGCATCGATCGCGTCGCGCGTTTTTTTGCCGGCATCGCCCGCAAGGTGATGAGCCTCGGGCAATCGACCACCGTCTACAAGCCTGTGCTGATCAATGGCTTGCCCGGCTATCTCAGCCTCGAACGCGGCGAGACCCTGCAGGCGACCGCCCTCGACATCCGCGACGGGCGCGTCCATGCGATCTATGTCGTGCGCAATCCCGACAAGCTCCGGCACATCACGCTGGCGGTCGATTGA
- a CDS encoding DNA polymerase IV: MSDGVGIAVCARALCRDCMHDHDEARAPVRRCPSCGSPRLLRHAERDSLHLAHIDCDAFYAAIEKRDDPSLLDKPVIIGGGKRGVVSTCCYIARMSGVRSAMPMFQALKACPEATVIKPDMAKYVAVGRQVRKLMQELTPLVEPLSIDEAFLDLGGTERLHHASPALTLARFQRRIEDEIGITISVGLSYAKFLAKVASDLDKPRGFSIIGQAEAVAFLANKPVGMIPGIGKAGVAKLAQSGFRVIGDLAKAEIATLYRLVGKDGPRLRNLALGIDPRKVTVEHEAKTVSSETTLDVDLASFEELEPILWRLCERTSQRLKAQELAGRTVTLKLKTHDFHIITRAARLPEPSQLAARLFSAGRDLLRRECTGPRYRLIGIGMSDFSDPAEADRGDLADLQTPKLKAMESALDKVRAKFGDAAIEKGLSLRDTRRRTTSSTTTSSTRSPEADPDA; encoded by the coding sequence GTGAGCGACGGCGTCGGCATCGCCGTCTGCGCCCGGGCGCTCTGCCGCGACTGCATGCACGACCATGACGAGGCGCGTGCGCCGGTGCGCCGCTGCCCATCCTGCGGCTCGCCGCGCCTGCTGCGCCATGCCGAACGCGACAGCCTGCATCTCGCCCATATCGATTGCGACGCCTTTTACGCCGCGATCGAGAAGCGCGACGATCCCAGCCTGCTCGACAAGCCGGTGATCATCGGCGGCGGCAAGCGCGGCGTGGTCTCGACTTGCTGCTACATCGCCCGCATGTCCGGCGTGCGCTCGGCCATGCCTATGTTCCAGGCGCTGAAGGCCTGCCCCGAGGCCACTGTGATCAAGCCGGACATGGCGAAATACGTCGCTGTCGGCCGCCAGGTCCGCAAATTGATGCAGGAGCTGACGCCGTTGGTCGAGCCGCTCTCGATCGACGAGGCTTTCCTCGATCTCGGTGGCACCGAGCGGCTCCACCATGCCAGCCCGGCGCTAACCCTCGCCCGCTTCCAGCGCCGGATCGAGGACGAGATCGGCATCACCATCTCGGTCGGGCTCTCCTACGCCAAGTTCCTCGCCAAGGTCGCCTCCGACCTCGACAAGCCGCGCGGCTTCTCGATCATCGGCCAGGCGGAAGCCGTCGCCTTTCTGGCCAACAAGCCCGTCGGGATGATCCCCGGCATCGGCAAGGCCGGCGTGGCGAAGCTGGCGCAATCGGGCTTCCGCGTCATCGGCGACCTCGCCAAGGCCGAGATCGCGACGCTCTACCGCCTGGTCGGCAAGGATGGGCCGCGCCTGCGGAACCTCGCCCTCGGCATCGACCCGCGCAAGGTCACGGTCGAGCATGAGGCCAAGACGGTTTCATCCGAGACGACGCTCGATGTCGACCTCGCCAGCTTCGAGGAGCTGGAGCCGATCCTCTGGCGGCTCTGCGAAAGGACCTCGCAGCGATTGAAAGCGCAGGAGCTTGCCGGGCGCACCGTCACCCTCAAGCTCAAGACCCACGACTTCCACATCATCACCCGCGCCGCCCGTCTGCCCGAGCCGAGCCAGCTCGCGGCGCGCCTCTTTTCCGCCGGACGCGACCTGCTCAGGCGCGAATGCACCGGGCCGCGCTACCGGCTGATCGGCATCGGCATGAGCGATTTCTCCGATCCGGCCGAGGCAGACCGTGGCGATCTCGCCGATCTGCAGACGCCGAAGCTGAAGGCGATGGAAAGCGCCCTCGACAAGGTCCGCGCCAAATTCGGCGACGCCGCGATCGAGAAGGGCCTATCGCTGCGCGATACGCGCCGCAGGACGACTTCGAGCACGACTACTTCGAGCACTCGCTCGCCGGAAGCAGATCCAGACGCGTGA
- a CDS encoding AzlD domain-containing protein has product MTQPIAFLDGPWWPYLALVLFAMLPTEIWRWLAVAFARKLDESSPWLEWVRLVATSLLAGVVAKLVLTAPSALAGVPLTVRLAALAVAVTVVLAFRRRVMLAVLAGEAVLIGGAVWLS; this is encoded by the coding sequence ATGACCCAGCCGATCGCCTTCCTCGACGGGCCGTGGTGGCCCTATCTCGCGCTCGTCCTGTTCGCGATGCTGCCGACCGAGATCTGGCGCTGGCTCGCTGTCGCCTTCGCGCGGAAGCTGGACGAGAGCTCGCCCTGGCTCGAATGGGTCAGGCTGGTCGCGACCTCGCTGCTGGCCGGCGTCGTGGCCAAGCTGGTGCTGACGGCGCCGAGTGCGCTCGCCGGCGTGCCGCTCACGGTGAGGCTGGCAGCGCTCGCCGTCGCCGTCACGGTCGTGCTCGCCTTTCGCCGCCGGGTGATGCTGGCAGTGCTTGCCGGCGAGGCGGTGCTGATCGGCGGCGCCGTGTGGCTGAGCTGA
- a CDS encoding carboxymuconolactone decarboxylase family protein: protein MSKRLNPYVTAPDTMKPMIALEASIKESGLEHSLIHLVKMRASQINGCAYCLHMHSADAIKEGESPARLFLLDAWHESALYTPRERAALAWTDALTLISQAHAPDEAYEEVLRHFSPEETVKLTLLIGTINTWNRIAIGFRTSHPNDRPAKAATTAA from the coding sequence ATGAGCAAGCGCCTCAACCCCTACGTCACCGCCCCCGACACCATGAAGCCGATGATCGCGCTCGAAGCCTCGATCAAGGAGAGCGGCCTCGAGCATAGCCTGATCCACCTGGTGAAGATGCGGGCCTCGCAGATCAATGGCTGCGCCTATTGCCTGCACATGCATTCGGCCGATGCGATCAAGGAGGGCGAGAGCCCGGCCCGCCTCTTCCTGCTCGACGCCTGGCACGAGTCGGCGCTCTATACCCCGCGCGAGCGCGCCGCCCTCGCCTGGACCGATGCGCTGACGCTGATCTCGCAGGCCCATGCGCCGGACGAGGCCTATGAGGAGGTGCTACGCCATTTCAGCCCGGAGGAAACCGTGAAGCTCACTCTGCTGATCGGCACGATCAACACCTGGAACCGGATCGCCATCGGCTTCCGGACGAGCCACCCAAACGACCGGCCGGCCAAGGCCGCCACGACGGCTGCCTGA
- a CDS encoding TetR/AcrR family transcriptional regulator, with amino-acid sequence MRVSREQMAENRERILDTAATLFRERGFDGVGVADVMKAVGLTHGGFYGHFSSKDDLAAQALGRAFVHSGRWAAEARASEPQAPLQAIVDRYLSSSHRDDPGHGCPVAALGSDTARQGEASRLAATEGVRAAIEGLSAIAPGATADERRASAIASYATLVGALVLARMVDDAALSDEILATAKAELSSAEA; translated from the coding sequence ATGCGGGTGAGCCGCGAGCAGATGGCGGAGAACCGCGAGCGCATTCTCGATACGGCGGCGACGCTGTTTCGCGAGCGCGGCTTCGACGGGGTCGGCGTCGCTGATGTGATGAAGGCGGTCGGCCTGACCCATGGCGGCTTCTACGGGCACTTTTCGTCGAAGGATGATCTTGCCGCCCAGGCGCTCGGGCGCGCCTTCGTCCACTCCGGTCGATGGGCCGCCGAGGCAAGAGCGTCTGAGCCGCAAGCGCCGCTGCAGGCGATCGTCGATCGCTATCTGTCATCGTCGCATCGTGATGATCCCGGCCATGGCTGTCCGGTCGCAGCGCTTGGCAGCGATACTGCGCGCCAGGGCGAGGCGTCGCGCCTTGCCGCGACGGAGGGTGTGCGGGCGGCGATCGAGGGCCTCTCCGCCATCGCGCCGGGTGCAACCGCGGACGAGCGCAGAGCCAGCGCCATTGCGAGCTACGCCACATTGGTCGGCGCGCTCGTGCTCGCCCGAATGGTCGACGATGCGGCGCTGTCGGACGAGATCCTGGCGACGGCCAAGGCGGAGCTTTCCTCTGCCGAGGCGTGA
- a CDS encoding carboxymuconolactone decarboxylase family protein encodes MTQRLNGFQTAPDAYKAMLGLQDYINQSKLEHSLLELVKIRASQINRCAYCLHMHITDARKAGESEIRIALLSAWEESELYTPRERAVLRWTEELTRLVDRSPSDEAFAELREHFDEKDCVDLSVAIGMINLWNRINCGFRTLHPNDRRREKLAA; translated from the coding sequence ATGACCCAGCGCCTCAACGGCTTCCAGACCGCCCCCGACGCCTACAAGGCCATGCTCGGCCTGCAGGATTACATCAACCAGTCGAAGCTGGAGCACAGCCTGCTCGAATTGGTGAAGATCCGGGCGTCGCAGATCAACCGCTGCGCCTACTGCCTGCACATGCACATCACCGATGCGCGCAAGGCCGGCGAGAGCGAGATCCGCATTGCCCTGCTCAGCGCCTGGGAGGAGTCCGAGCTCTACACCCCACGCGAGCGCGCCGTCCTGCGCTGGACCGAGGAGCTGACGCGGCTCGTCGACCGCAGCCCGAGCGACGAGGCCTTCGCCGAGTTGCGCGAGCATTTCGACGAGAAGGATTGCGTCGACCTCTCGGTCGCCATCGGCATGATCAACCTCTGGAACCGGATCAATTGCGGCTTCCGCACCCTGCATCCGAATGATCGTCGCCGCGAGAAGCTCGCGGCCTGA